In Carassius gibelio isolate Cgi1373 ecotype wild population from Czech Republic chromosome B20, carGib1.2-hapl.c, whole genome shotgun sequence, the following are encoded in one genomic region:
- the pak6b gene encoding serine/threonine-protein kinase PAK 6b: MFQWKKKKKKRRLEISTPRNFEHRVHTSFDPVQGCFVGLPPQWQSLIDTLRRPKPVVDPCRITQVQLKPQKRIVRGSFIGHEDYISAAIAQMNRLTVTSSNSLRRTGPSLRKRAQSLGRLGEVAEGETYEYQELNEASWRNGQPVSDWSSRSRPVHSESGSPRPESKNSYTMNSTESRPRAKSMFLGQPMLMPRDILLTPKTARVGPATDKRDVKPNQRPVSCLYSNYSQNNGVRLNSDQPTIDAQRRPQSTYNFKVNSPRFPAVSKPNGTSSPKPGHGVLSHPNTRRSSSDLVSPNQTPASVALTQDSPSQPRPAPTGSPASPSGASSPSLRAAQTSGSGLESPGVTHQQFRAALQMVVDTGDPRLYLENFVKIGEGSTGVVCIAREKHSGRQVAVKMMDVRKQQRRELLFNEVVIMRDYRHKNVVEMFKSALVGEELWVIMEYLQGGALTNIVSETRLTEEQIATVCEAVLQALCYLHAQGVIHRDIKSDSILLTLDGRVKLSDFGFCAQISKDIPKRKSLVGTPYWMAPEVVSKTPYSTEVDMWSLGIMVVEMIDGEPPYFSETPIAAMKRLRDEPAPTARNINRISPVLRDFLDSMLTRDPLKRASAGDLLQHPFMLQATSPRCLVPLVEQYRKRMSRC; the protein is encoded by the exons ATGTTCCAgtggaagaaaaagaagaagaagaggaggctGGAGATCTCCACACCGAGGAACTTCGAGCACAGGGTGCACACGTCCTTCGACCCGGTGCAGGGCTGTTTCGTGGGTCTGCCGCCTCAATGGCAAAGCCTCATAGACACGCTCCGGAGACCCAAACCTGTGGTGGACCCCTGCAGAatcacacaggtgcagctcaaACCACAGAAG AGGATTGTTCGCGGCAGTTTCATCGGACATGAGGACTACATTTCTGCGGCGATCGCTCAGATGAATCGTCTCACTGTTACAAGCTCAAACTCGTTGAGGAGAACAGGCCCGTCTTTAAGGAAAAGAGCCCAGTCTCTGGGCCGTCTGGGTGAGGTAGCCGAAGGAGAGACTTATGAATATCAGGAGCTCAATGAGGCCAGTTGGAGGAACGGACAGCCGGTGTCAGACTGGAGCTCCAGGTCCAGACCGGTCCACAGCGAGAGCGGAAGCCCTCGGCCCGAATCCAAGAACAGCTACACCATGAACTCCACCGAGTCACGACCCAGAGCCAAGTCCATGTTCCTGGGACAGCCCATGCTGATGCCCCGGGACATTCTGCTCACACCTAAAACTGCTCGTGTAGGGCCTGCTACTGATAAAAGAGATGTAAAACCCAACCAGAGGCCTGTATCGTGTCTCTACAGCAACTACAGCCAAAACAATGGAGTGAGACTGAACTCAGATCAGCCCACGATAGACGCGCAGAGGAGGCCTCAGTCCACATACAACTTCAAG GTGAATTCACCGCGTTTCCCAGCCGTTTCTAAACCTAACGGCACTAGCAGTCCTAAACCGGGCCATGGAGTACTCAGCCATCCAAACACACGGCGTTCCTCCAGCGACCTGGTTTCTCCCAATCAAACTCCAGCCTCGGTCGCTCTGACGCAGGACAGCCCGTCTCAGCCCAGACCCGCTCCGACCGGCTCGCCCGCATCCCCCAGCGGAGCCTCGTCGCCCAGCCTCAGAGCGGCTCAGACGTCCGGCAGTGGCCTGGAGTCACCCGGAGTCACCCACCAGCAGTTCAGAGCCGCGCTGCAGATGGTGGTGGACACCGGCGACCCTCGCTTGTATCTGGAGAACTTCGTGAAGATCGGCGAGGGCTCCACGGGCGTGGTGTGCATCGCCCGAGAGAAGCACAGCGGGCGGCAGGTCGCCGTCAAGATGATGGACGTCCGGAAGCAGCAGAGGAGAGAACTGCTCTTCAATGAA GTGGTTATCATGCGAGATTACAGGCATAAAAACGTGGTGGAGATGTTCAAGAGTGCTCTGGTGGGTGAAGAGCTGTGGGTCATCATGGAGTACCTGCAGGGCGGCGCTCTCACCAACATCGTCTCAGAAACCAG gctaACGGAGGAGCAGATTGCTACAGTGTGTGAAGCTGTTCTTCAGGCTCTCTGTTATCTTCACGCTCAGGGCGTCATACACAGAGACATCAAGAGCGACTCGATCTTACTGACGCTGGACGGCCGG GTCAAACTGTCCGACTTTGGATTCTGCGCTCAGATCAGCAAAGACATCCCGAAGAGGAAGTCGTTAGTCGGGACTCCGTACTGGATGGCGCCCGAAGTGGTGTCAAAGACGCCCTACAGCACCGAG gtGGACATGTGGTCTCTGGGGATCATGGTGGTGGAGATGATCGATGGAGAACCTCCGTATTTCAGCGAGACGCCGATAGCAGCGATGAAGAGACTGAGGGACGAGCCGGCGCCGACCGCCAGAAACATCAACAGG